One window from the genome of Mastacembelus armatus chromosome 18, fMasArm1.2, whole genome shotgun sequence encodes:
- the pea15 gene encoding astrocytic phosphoprotein PEA-15 → MAEYSSLLSDLSENITNEDLEQLKSACKEDIPEDQSNNITSSKEWFSYLEKNDKLAQDNLSYIEHIFEISRRPDLLTRVIEYRTTVLKISEDDEIDTKLTRIPSAKKYKDIIRQPSEDEIIKLAPPPKKV, encoded by the exons ATGGCGGAGTACAGCTCTCTGCTCAGCGATCTTTCTGAAAACATCACCAATGAGGACTTGGAACAGCTCAAGTCTGCCTGCAAGGAGGACATTCCCGAGGACCAGAGCAACAACATCACTTCCTCCAAGGAGTGGTTTAGCTACCTGGAGAAGAATGACAAGCTGGCCCAAG ATAACTTGTCGTACATTGAGCACATCTTCGAGATTTCGCGGCGACCGGACCTGCTGACCAGAGTGATCGAGTATCGGACCACAGTGCTCAAGATCTCTGAGGATGACGAGATCGACACCAAGCTCACACGCATCCCCTCTGCCAAGAAATACAAAG ACATCATCCGTCAGCCCTCTGAAGACGAGATCATCAAGTTGGCCCCACCTCCCAAAAAAGTGTGA